The following coding sequences lie in one Caloenas nicobarica isolate bCalNic1 chromosome 17, bCalNic1.hap1, whole genome shotgun sequence genomic window:
- the SRSF1 gene encoding serine/arginine-rich splicing factor 1 produces the protein MSGGGVIRGPAGNNDCRIYVGNLPPDIRTKDIEDVFYKYGAIRDIDLKNRRGGPPFAFVEFEDPRDAEDAVYGRDGYDYDGYRLRVEFPRSGRGTGRGGGGGGGGGAPRGRYGPPSRRSEYRVIVSGLPPSGSWQDLKDHMREAGDVCYADVFRDGTGVVEFVRKEDMTYAVRKLDNTKFRSHEGETAYIRVKVDGPRSPSYGRSRSRSRSRSRSRSRSNSRSRSYSPRRSRGSPRYSPRHSRSRSRT, from the exons ATGTCCGGAGGGGGCGTGATCCGCGGCCCAGCCGGCAACAACGACTGCCGCATCTACGTGGGGAACCTGCCCCCCGACATCCGCACCAAGGACATCGAGGACGTTTTCTACAAGTACGGGGCCATCCGCGACATCGACCTCAAGAACCGCCGCGGGGGCCCGCCCTTCGCCTTCGTCGAGTTTGAGGACCCCAG gGACGCGGAGGACGCCGTGTACGGGCGGGACGGCTACGACTACGATGGGTATCGGCTCCGCGTGGAGTTCCCCCGGAGCGGCCGGGGCACcggcagaggcggcggcggtggcggcgggggAGGAGCCCCCCGGGGCAGGTACGGGCCCCCGTCCCGGCGCTCGGAGTACAGAGTGATCGTCTCGG GGCTGCCTCCAAGTGGGAGTTGGCAGGATTTAAAGGATCACATGCGTGAAGCAGGTGATGTATGTTATGCTGATGTTTTCCGAGATGGCACTGGTGTCGTGGAGTTTGTGCGGAAGGAAGATATGACCTACGCTGTGCGAAAACTGGATAACACTAAATTTAGATCTCATGAG GGAGAAACTGCCTACATCCGTGTTAAAGTTGATGGCCCAAGAAGCCCAAGCTATGGAAGATCTCGGTCACGCAGCCGTAGTCGTAGCAGAAGCCGTAGTCGAAGCAACAGCAGAAGCCGCAGTTATTCCCCAAGAAGAAGCAGAGGATCTCCACGCTACTCTCCCCGCCACAGCAGATCCCGATCTCGTACATAA
- the VEZF1 gene encoding vascular endothelial zinc finger 1 — MEANWTAFLFQAHEASHHQQQAAQNSLLPLLSSAVEPPDQKPILPLPITQKPQPAPETLKDAIVGIKKEKPKTSFVCTYCSKAFRDSYHLRRHESCHTGIKLVSRPKKTPTTMVPLISTIAGDNSRSSLVSTIAGILSTVTTSSSATNPSSSAGATAMAVTPTVKKPSKPVKKNHACEMCGKAFRDVYHLNRHKLSHSDEKPFECPICNQRFKRKDRMTYHVRSHEGGITKPYTCGVCGKGFSRPDHLSCHVKHVHSTERPFKCQTCTAAFATKDRLRTHMVRHEGKVSCNICGKLLSAAYITSHLKTHGQSQSINCNTCKQGINKTCMSEETSNQKQQQQQQQQQQQQQQQQQQQQQQQQQQQQQQQQQQQQHVTSWPGKQVETLRLWEEAVKARKKECQFTFEKAIEYVPFEAANLCQTSTAATTPVTLTTPFNITSSVASGTITNPVTVAAAMSMRSPVNVSSAVNISSPMNLGHPVTITSPLSMTSPLTLTTPVNLPTPVTAPVNIAHPVTITSPMNLPTPMTLAGPLNIAMRPVESMPFLPQALPTSPPW, encoded by the exons ATGGAGGCCAACTGGACCGCGTTCCTCTTTCAG GCACACGAAGCCTCACATCACCAACAGCAGGCAGCACAGAACAGTTTGTTGCCTCTCCTGAGCTCTGCTGTTGAGCCACCCGATCAGAAGCCGATTCTGCCCTTACCAATAACGCAGAAACCTCaacctgcaccagaaacattAAAGGATGCTATTGTTGggattaaaaaggaaaaacctaaAACCTCCTTTGTGTGCACTTACTGCAGCAAAGCTTTCAGGGACAGCTACCATTTGAGGCGTCACGAGTCCTGCCACACAGGAATAAAATTAGTGTCACGGCCAAAGAAAACTCCTACCACAATGGTGCCCCTTATCTCGACCATCGCTGGTGACAACAGCCGAAGTTCATTGGTTTCGACCATCGCAGGCATCCTGTCCACAGTCACTACGTCTTCCTCTGCCACCAACCCCAGCAGTAGCGCCGGCGCAACGGCTATGGCGGTCACTCCGACGGTCAAGAAGCCCAGCAAGCCCGTTAAGAAGAACCATGCTTGTGAGATGTGCGGAAAGGCCTTCAGGGATGTCTACCACCTCAACCGGCACAAGCTGTCCCACTCGGACGAAAAACCCTTTGAATGTCCAATTTGCAATCAGCGCTTCAAGAGGAAGGATCGCATGACCTACCACGTGAGGTCTCACGAAGGTGGCATCACGAAACCCTACACCTGTGGTGTTTGTGGAAAAGGCTTCTCGAG gccTGATCATTTAAGCTGTCACGTTAAACATGTTCACTCAACAGAGAGACCCTTCAAATGCCAA ACGTGCACTGCTGCCTTTGCCACCAAAGACAGACTGCGGACACACATGGTGCGCCATGAAGGAAAGGTATCGTGTAATATCTGTGGTAAACTTCTGAGTGCAGCATATATCACCAGCCACTTAAAGACACACGGGCAGAGCCAAAGTATCAACTGTAATACCTGTAAACAAGGCATCAATAAAA CATGCATGAGTGAAGAGACCAGCAATcagaagcagcaacagcagcagcaacaacagcagcaacaacaacaacaacagcagcagcaacaacaacagcaacagcaacaacagcagcagcagcagcaacagcagcagcagcaacacgTCACAAGTTGGCCGGGAAAGCAGGTAGAGACCCTGAGGTTGTGGGAAGAGGCCGTCAAAGCCAGgaagaaag AATGTCAGTTCACCTTTGAGAAGGCTATAGAGTACGTACCATTCG AAGCTGCTAACTTGTGCCAAACCTCCACTGCTGCTACTACGCCTGTGACTCTTACTACTCCATTCAATATAACGTCCTCTGTGGCTTCTGGGACTATCACAAACCCAGTCACAGTGGCAGCTGCAATGAGCATGAGAAGTCCAGTAAATGTATCAAGTGCAGTTAATATATCCAGCCCGATGAACCTAGGGCATCCTGTAACTATAACCAGTCCATTGTCCATGACATCTCCATTAACGCTCACCACACCAGTCAATTTACCCACCCCAGTAACGGCTCCAGTGAACATAGCGCACCCCGTCACCATAACGTCCCCCATGAACCTCCCCACGCCCATGACGCTGGCGGGTCCCCTCAACATCGCCATGCGGCCGGTGGAGAGCATGCCCTTCCTGCCCCAGGCCCTGCCCACCTCGCCCCCCTGGTAA